A single window of Candidatus Auribacterota bacterium DNA harbors:
- the tmk gene encoding dTMP kinase, with amino-acid sequence MRGKFITIEGPEGCGKTTQSNILVQHIKEQGYEVILTREPGGTRIGEVIRALVLDAKYEEMVPLTELLLMAASRSQHVLEKIRPGLKEGKMVICSRFSDATIAYQGCGRGFDIDLLKRINRIATGGLAPDLTLVIDIDVTTGLRRAFGVEKAEARSGEGDRLESEDIGFHERVRQGYLDLAHKEPERVKVIGGSGTIDEVSAAIRKAVDAVVRITQ; translated from the coding sequence ATGAGGGGCAAATTTATTACCATCGAGGGGCCCGAGGGGTGCGGCAAGACGACACAGTCGAATATTCTAGTCCAGCATATCAAGGAGCAGGGGTATGAGGTGATTCTTACGCGCGAGCCTGGTGGGACGAGGATCGGGGAGGTGATCAGGGCGCTCGTGCTCGATGCGAAGTATGAGGAGATGGTACCGCTCACGGAGCTGCTGCTGATGGCGGCGAGCCGCTCCCAGCATGTGCTTGAGAAGATCAGGCCCGGCCTCAAGGAAGGGAAGATGGTGATCTGTTCCCGCTTCTCCGACGCCACGATCGCCTACCAGGGGTGCGGGCGTGGTTTTGACATCGATCTGCTGAAGAGGATCAACAGAATTGCCACGGGAGGATTGGCGCCTGATCTGACGCTCGTGATCGACATCGACGTCACCACAGGCCTCCGACGCGCCTTCGGCGTGGAAAAAGCCGAGGCGAGGAGCGGCGAGGGTGACCGCCTCGAGAGCGAGGATATCGGATTCCACGAACGGGTCAGACAGGGCTACCTGGATCTCGCGCACAAGGAGCCGGAGCGTGTGAAGGTAATAGGCGGGAGCGGGACCATCGATGAGGTGAGCGCCGCCATCAGGAAGGCAGTGGATGCAGTGGTAAGGATTACGCAGTAA
- a CDS encoding stage 0 sporulation family protein: protein MYKVVEVRLRELGRMHYFNCGQQNYPVGEYVIVEADRGEDYGFVMSEAEMILDSEVEHPLRNIIRRLTPADEQKITENSRDAKTAMEVCNGKIVERKLPMKLIDVEYSFDRAKIIFYFTAEGRVDFRDLVRDLASRFKVRIELRQIGVRDEARMLGGIGCCGRQLCCATFLKDFEAVNIRMAKEQRLPLNPSKISGLCGRLLCCLRYESEVYKELQRAMPKEGTTVSTAYGEGRVTDINILKQSVSVELENGRIVQVDVKGVDRPKGKSRTNE, encoded by the coding sequence GTGTATAAGGTCGTTGAGGTGAGGCTCAGAGAATTAGGAAGGATGCACTATTTCAACTGCGGGCAACAGAACTATCCCGTCGGCGAGTATGTGATCGTGGAGGCGGACCGCGGTGAGGACTACGGCTTCGTCATGTCCGAAGCCGAGATGATCCTGGATAGCGAAGTGGAGCACCCCCTCCGGAACATCATCCGGCGGCTCACCCCCGCTGACGAGCAAAAGATCACGGAGAACAGCAGGGACGCCAAAACCGCGATGGAGGTCTGCAACGGCAAGATCGTTGAGCGTAAGCTCCCGATGAAGCTCATCGACGTGGAGTATTCGTTCGACCGTGCAAAGATCATCTTCTATTTCACCGCAGAGGGGCGGGTTGACTTCAGAGACCTCGTCAGGGATCTCGCATCCCGCTTCAAGGTGCGCATCGAGCTCAGGCAGATCGGCGTTCGGGATGAGGCGCGCATGCTCGGCGGCATCGGCTGCTGCGGGCGGCAGCTCTGCTGCGCCACGTTCCTCAAGGATTTCGAAGCGGTCAATATCCGCATGGCAAAGGAGCAGCGGCTCCCCCTCAACCCGAGCAAGATCTCGGGGCTCTGCGGACGCCTCCTCTGCTGCCTTCGTTACGAGTCTGAGGTCTATAAGGAGCTGCAGCGCGCCATGCCGAAGGAGGGGACGACGGTGAGCACGGCGTACGGCGAGGGGCGGGTTACGGATATCAACATTCTCAAGCAGAGCGTGTCGGTCGAGCTGGAGAACGGGCGCATCGTCCAGGTGGATGTCAAGGGCGTTGACAGGCCCAAGGGGAAGAGCAGGACGAATGAGTAA
- the cysS gene encoding cysteine--tRNA ligase: protein MQQESKLKVYNTATRRVEEFHSLKPREVGMYVCGPTVYDDCHMGHARMMVAFEVVIRWLEYRGFKVKYVLNITDIDDKIIKRAAERGMPCSELAEHYLEEFHKDMDRLALRNPTVEPRATAHIQEMIKLISALWEKGFAYEANGDVYYDVSRFPNYGKLSRRNTDELLAGARVEINERKKNPLDFVLWKSAKPGEPQWPSPWGPGRPGWHIECSTMSTKYLGKTFDIHGGGQDLIFPHHENEIAQSEGATGNPLACYWLHNALVMVDETKMSKSLGNFFTLKEVFQKYDPHVVRYFLLSKHYRTPIDFSESSLSEARVSLRRLDECVARAQEAVGGVIEPAAACPERFVAAMDEDFNTTEALGVVFNLVSRAHVELDGRGTGWAESARRIAADIRKCCEVLGIPLVTGEAVRVTAAEEAFDREGIERLLGRESLSQAEVEKLLKARNALRARKEFSLADRIRLRVQAMGYEVRDDKGKGSMARKGMKRKV from the coding sequence ATGCAGCAGGAATCGAAGCTCAAGGTGTACAACACCGCCACGAGGCGCGTGGAGGAGTTCCACTCTCTCAAACCCCGAGAAGTGGGGATGTACGTTTGCGGGCCGACAGTGTACGATGACTGCCACATGGGGCATGCGAGGATGATGGTGGCGTTTGAGGTGGTCATCCGATGGCTTGAATACCGTGGCTTCAAGGTAAAGTATGTGCTTAATATTACTGATATCGACGACAAAATTATCAAGCGGGCTGCGGAACGGGGAATGCCGTGCTCGGAGCTTGCGGAGCATTATCTCGAAGAGTTCCATAAGGATATGGACAGGCTTGCATTGAGAAATCCGACGGTTGAGCCGAGGGCCACGGCTCACATCCAGGAGATGATAAAACTGATTTCCGCACTTTGGGAGAAGGGCTTCGCCTATGAGGCTAATGGCGATGTGTACTATGATGTGAGCCGGTTCCCCAATTACGGGAAACTTTCAAGAAGAAATACCGATGAGTTGCTTGCTGGCGCCAGGGTGGAGATTAACGAGCGCAAGAAGAACCCGCTTGATTTTGTCCTCTGGAAGTCCGCGAAACCGGGCGAGCCGCAGTGGCCCAGCCCGTGGGGACCCGGAAGGCCTGGCTGGCATATCGAGTGCTCAACCATGTCAACGAAGTATCTTGGCAAGACGTTTGATATCCATGGAGGAGGCCAGGATCTCATTTTCCCGCACCACGAAAATGAAATCGCGCAGTCCGAGGGCGCGACGGGGAATCCCCTAGCTTGTTACTGGCTGCATAACGCACTTGTGATGGTGGACGAGACAAAGATGTCAAAGTCTCTCGGTAATTTTTTTACGCTAAAAGAAGTGTTCCAGAAATATGACCCGCACGTGGTCAGATATTTTCTCCTGAGCAAACACTATCGCACCCCTATAGATTTTTCCGAGAGCAGCCTGTCCGAGGCGCGCGTTTCTCTCCGCCGCCTTGATGAGTGCGTTGCGCGCGCTCAGGAAGCCGTGGGGGGGGTGATCGAACCGGCGGCAGCATGCCCGGAGCGGTTCGTCGCAGCGATGGACGAGGATTTCAATACGACCGAGGCGCTCGGCGTTGTGTTCAATTTGGTGAGCAGGGCTCATGTCGAACTTGACGGGAGGGGAACCGGCTGGGCTGAGAGCGCCCGCAGGATCGCGGCGGATATTCGTAAGTGCTGCGAGGTGCTGGGGATACCATTGGTCACGGGCGAGGCCGTGCGCGTGACCGCCGCGGAGGAGGCGTTTGACAGGGAAGGGATCGAGCGTCTGCTCGGACGGGAATCGCTCAGCCAGGCCGAAGTCGAGAAGCTCCTGAAGGCACGGAACGCCCTGAGGGCCCGGAAGGAGTTTTCTCTTGCTGACCGGATCAGGCTGAGAGTCCAGGCGATGGGATATGAGGTGAGGGACGATAAGGGGAAAGGGAGCATGGCACGCAAGGGCATGAAAAGGAAGGTTTGA
- the holB gene encoding DNA polymerase III subunit delta': MALSEIKGQERAVGLLKKRLAAGRLAHAYLFYGPEGIGKELTAKNFAKLLNCRSPSHGDACDFCEDCVAAEKHVHPDIIWLRPQGKGRVIPIGDPDNPKKGTVRHFQRTVSLKPYMGRWKVGIFTDAHALQRDAAGALLKTLEEPPAHTLLILVTSRPDMLLPTIISRCQAVRFEAMPQETLEGILRSEYSLARAEAGDLSRLMEGRLGEAVRALREERLGGTRELTARLADGDRGYWSTVAKLLSVIDSSVMRTEEAVEWELAEKGIRARRSEERTAAREEEGEDVEEQREAFAAGEVRRRQEELLKELLTWYRDLMVWKLTASGELLVGAGGAVRAARTAGGMNLSCIQESIQLIETALRSVRGNTDFRTAVENLLVQLVAMR; encoded by the coding sequence ATGGCACTGAGTGAGATCAAGGGGCAGGAGCGAGCAGTGGGTCTTTTGAAGAAGAGACTCGCCGCAGGGCGGCTGGCGCACGCCTACCTTTTCTATGGGCCTGAGGGTATCGGGAAGGAGCTCACCGCGAAGAACTTCGCAAAGCTGCTCAACTGCCGCTCTCCGAGCCATGGCGACGCGTGCGACTTCTGTGAGGACTGCGTTGCCGCGGAGAAACACGTCCATCCCGACATCATCTGGCTGCGGCCACAGGGGAAGGGCCGCGTGATTCCCATAGGCGACCCGGACAACCCTAAGAAAGGTACAGTGAGGCATTTCCAGAGAACCGTCTCGCTGAAGCCGTACATGGGAAGATGGAAGGTAGGAATTTTCACTGACGCCCACGCATTGCAGAGAGACGCTGCGGGAGCCCTGCTCAAAACGCTCGAGGAGCCTCCCGCGCACACGCTGCTCATCCTTGTTACTTCGCGTCCCGACATGCTTCTCCCGACGATCATCTCGCGCTGCCAGGCGGTGCGGTTCGAGGCCATGCCCCAGGAGACCCTTGAGGGGATACTCAGGAGCGAGTATTCGCTCGCTCGGGCAGAGGCGGGAGATCTCAGCCGCCTCATGGAGGGGCGACTGGGAGAGGCGGTGAGGGCGTTGCGCGAGGAACGGCTCGGCGGGACGAGAGAGCTGACGGCGCGCCTGGCGGATGGGGACAGGGGATACTGGAGCACGGTTGCGAAACTCCTCAGCGTCATCGACAGTTCGGTGATGCGCACTGAAGAAGCCGTTGAATGGGAGCTTGCGGAAAAGGGGATACGGGCGCGGCGCAGTGAAGAAAGGACTGCCGCGCGTGAAGAGGAGGGAGAAGATGTCGAGGAGCAGCGCGAGGCGTTCGCCGCGGGCGAGGTGAGGCGCAGGCAGGAGGAATTATTGAAGGAGCTTCTCACATGGTACAGGGATCTCATGGTCTGGAAGCTCACGGCCTCGGGAGAGCTGCTGGTAGGCGCGGGAGGGGCTGTTCGGGCGGCCCGCACGGCAGGGGGCATGAACCTCAGTTGCATTCAGGAGTCGATCCAGCTCATTGAGACTGCCCTTCGTTCCGTGAGAGGCAATACCGATTTCCGCACAGCGGTGGAGAACCTTCTCGTGCAGTTGGTGGCGATGCGGTGA